The Glycine soja cultivar W05 chromosome 15, ASM419377v2, whole genome shotgun sequence region ACCTCTAACATCTAACTCTAACCTCTAACTCTAACCCTAACACCTaatccaaaccctaaacccttaaaccCCTAACCTATAACATAtaacccaaaccctaaacccttaaacccctaacctataacccttaaccctaacccctaatccaaaccctaaaccctaaaccctaaacccttaaaccCCAAACCTCTAACATCtaacccaaaccctaaacccttaaaccCCAAACCTCTAACATCtaacccaaaccctaaacccttaaaccCCAAACCTCTAACATCtaacccaaaccctaaacccttaaaccCCTAACCTATAtttaaaccctaacccctaatccaaaCCCTAACCCATTGCCATAATCCCTAacacctaaccctaaacccttaccaTAATCCATAAACCCTATCCCTCAACCCTAACACCTAACCATAAACCCTTACCCTAATCCCTGAAACATAACTTTACACCTTTACCATAATCCATgaaacctaaccctaaacccttgcCCTAATCCATAAACTTATACCCTAGCAGCTAACCATAATACATAaagcctaaccctaaccccACAAGCTAACCATAAtgcataaaccctaaccctaaccccttgcCATAATCCCTAAACCTTAACCTTTACCATAAtccataaaccctaaccctaaaacatATCCatcaaccctaaaccctaaacttagtttattattatactTTGATGCGCCACATAAACTCTATACATTAGTAAGGCATAATAAATCAGATGCGATAGATTAATTGTCAAAATCAAATGtcttacaaacaacaacaaaattacacagatacatcaaaatcaatcattatggtgtccgtgatgtcgtgaggatgtgccacatggtcgatcccatcttcgcgcttgacgatcaggatttcttcttcCGCCGCGTTGTCTCCCCGCTTCTGCTTGCTCAGCCTCTGCAGAAAACTcctgacgcaaatcaacacctaataagtcgcccatatcaggtattgctccGGGTACATTCCATTGCGGAGCAAATGGGGCGTTAGGTGTTGCCATGGAGGCATCGTGCTGCTGTGAAGGAGTCATagtgggccatgaaaaatgagcttgtgtttccgcaacaccaccgaACGAATGTGAGGTCTCAGAAGTATCAGTATCATGACCTAcaaaaggatactgatacatctgtgaaGGATATTCGGAAAATGTTgctggcgtgtaatacattccatgaccACGCTCCAtcatttgttgggaatattgTTCGGCTTCAACAGGCTCCCTTCGTCTGCCTATGCcccgagtttcaacacttgactgaagaaTGTGAAACTCTGGGGCTGGGAATTCACGCTctgatgctggaccatgtgacactggctcagtgattctctcttgctcttcagATATAATCGCTAACTTATTCAcgtaaggcacgagatcatcaaccGTCCACGTATTCCTcccttgtggtgacaccatataTTGTAAAGTCTCCACAACTTCACCCTGAAATTAGTAGCGTCAACAAATTATTGCTCAtgcttaagaaattaattagaagTTAAACATTGAGAAACAGATAAATACCAATGCAGCTgtgtttgcattgtttgggtcgacaaacatctttgttttaCGCCTATACCACACCATGTAGTCCGAGTTATAACCCAGTAGGCCCTCCTGTCGAGGATAAACGTCGACCCTAAACTCTGCTCGGTTGTTCCACTGACCAATGATTGGGGCCAACAGGTGGAACCAATTCTCatcttgtttgcctttgagcGTTATGCCATGGAGATTCTGCGGTTGCGAAGGACACCCGGGAATGGGTTGTTGCAATCCAAATTGTCGTAAAACTCTatcgggttggtgccactcaacaacatggaaacaaatcaGTGGCACCACCGCAAACCAGGCTACACTTCCAACCACACAAATTGGAGGCAACGCTCCCATCACAGTTGCTGTGTATGGCTCCCAGAtaaactgcatataacaacacACTTGTCAATTTTCAGTCAAGTGGCtagatattaaaatttcatttaaccaTTACATTACGATgttcttacctcatgtcgtttcatcagatccaatttgcgacggaaaactctaagatcatcattgccaatatgctgatttccacgtcgcagccacctacaataaaaaagaaatcatcattgtcaacaCATtccatcaataaatatttttaattcaaatctaattttttaaacgacaaacctgtgtccgagtggtttattttctatgaCGGGAGGCGTCCTCTTTGGAGCTAAAGTTGtacatcgttcccatgcccacatttggattaagatgcacatacctccgattgatttaactttgtaatcggtggcgctgcacatctctctatataaatacgcaagcacggcaggtccccacgcatacgtgctgcactgttcaaagtcacgtaaaaattgtaGGTACCTTAAGGAAACTCTGCTACTACTTTTGTTAACAAAGAGGACACCTCCTATGAATCGAAGGATCcatgcacgggtaaacctttgtaattgttcaACGTTACCCTCATCAATATTTATGTgagaaaaatggtgagccagccaacttaatttgacGACACTGCCTTCAAGTTCGCCTTCCTGTGGTCGGACTCCTAATAATTCTTCACATAAGTCggcccaatcaagatttgttgaaccaattagtGGTGTCCCATCAATACGAAGACCTAATAAGACTGACACATCTTGGAGAGTAATGGTAGCCTCTCCGCATCTCAGGTGAAACGTGTGGGTTTTAGGTCTCCATCTTTCAATGAACGTACTAATTAAGGCTGCATTTATCTTTAGGTATCCCATCTTAATTATCCAATAAAACCCACATTGCCGAAGCAGAGGAACAATTGCCTCTGGTATTTGTTCTTCACCTTGATACGTCGGCACTACTCGTCTGATGTGTAGTTTTCTGTCTGCTtctccattccaaacatgttctgaaacatgcttgGGTTGCATCCACAAAACGCCACCCTCAATTGGACCAGACCTCGTTTGTATACTTGATGCGCATGATGACGAAGATGCCATTGATCCtacacaataaaatataatacaattaaattaataataaaaattacacatagtctccaaatttcaaataaataacaaatattataattatcaattctaactaaaacaaacttaagataaaaaaactaataacttaagatataaaaaaattaataacacatattaaatttataatttctaactaaaaataacttaagataaaaaaaaaactaataacacatattaaattatcaaattaaattaaatttatcatttctaactaaaactaacttaacataaaaaaaactaataaaacatattaataaaactataattatcaaattaaattaaatttataatttctaagtaaaactaacttaagataaaaaagctaataacacatattaataaaattataattatcaattctaactaaaaataacttaacataaa contains the following coding sequences:
- the LOC114386537 gene encoding uncharacterized protein LOC114386537, producing the protein MGALPPICVVGSVAWFAVVPLICFHVVEWHQPDRVLRQFGLQQPIPGCPSQPQNLHGITLKGKQDENWFHLLAPIIGQWNNRAEFRVDVYPRQEGLLGYNSDYMVWYRRKTKMFVDPNNANTAALGEVVETLQYMVSPQGRNTWTVDDLVPYVNKLAIISEEQERITEPVSHGPASEREFPAPEFHILQSSVETRGIGRRREPVEAEQYSQQMMERGHGMYYTPATFSEYPSQMYQYPFVGHDTDTSETSHSFGGVAETQAHFSWPTMTPSQQHDASMATPNAPFAPQWNVPGAIPDMGDLLGVDLRQEFSAEAEQAEAGRQRGGRRNPDRQARRWDRPCGTSSRHHGHHND